Genomic window (Acidiferrobacteraceae bacterium):
GCCCAGCAGAACCAGCGCCGTCCCGGCCCACACCACTGGCGCAACTGTCTCGTGATTCAGGACGTGACCCAGCCACAGGGCAAACACCGGCGTCAGCAGGGTCACCAGAGCCAGAGTCGCCGCCGGCAGCTTCTTGAGCAGGTACATATAGAGGCTATACCCGACGGCAGTACCGACGACGCCAAGATAGACGATGGACCCGATCGCACGCCCGGGCATTCGCTGTGGAAGGTGACCGTCGACAAGGACCCAGGCCACGATGAACATCAGCGAGGCCAGGGTCAGCCCTCCTGCATTGACCGCCAACGCATGCAGATCTCCGCCCGCTCGCTTGACCCAGACCCCGCTGAGCGAGAACACAGTGACAGCGAACAACATGGCCAGGATTCCGAGGACCGCATGGGGACCAAGGTTCAGCCCCGAACGGAAGACCAGCGCAAGGCCGGCGATGCCGGTGGCGATCCCGGTCACCTTCAGGGTTGTAAGGCCTCGTTCGTCCAGCCACAGGGCCGCAAAGACACTGGTGACGATTGGTGCCGTAGCGAACAGTACCGAGATCAGTCCCGAAGGAATGTATTGCGCCGCCCAGTAGGTGGCAAACAGCGCCCCGAAAATTCCGCTTGCCGATACGAGATAGACCCGACGCGCCTCACGGTGCCAGGGGAACGGAATCCGCAGCGCACGCAACACAACAAACATCAGAACCGCCGCCAGAACCATGCGGCCGGTAACACCGAATGCAAATCCACCACCTTCACTGCTCCACTGGATCGCAAGAGGTGTGGTCGCCCAGATCAGAACAACTCCCAGGTACGCTGCGGATACGGACATGACTGCTTCCCTTCTCTCGTGGTTGAAAAACAAAAAAGGCCACAGGTTGCGCACCTGTGGCCTTTCGGTATTCGGAATATCTACGGATCTACGTTACATCTCTGACATCCGGCAGGACCACGGGCGCGCGCTACGATGCATCCATCGTACCGACGTCGCACAAATAATCAGTTGGTCTTTTCGGGGAAAGAGATTCATACGTGCATCATGCGATGACGGCCGTGGGTCGTCAAGAGTGAATACGTCACGGAACACATTGCTGGCTCAGTGATTGACCAGAGCTCCACTCAAACTCGCCAGCAACAGCAACAAGGAAAAGACGAAGCCGACAACCGGAATCCAGACCGGGTAGGTAACCACGGTGGAGCCGGACTCCTCCCGTCGCTTGATTCGGACCAGTGAAAGGTTCACCAGGGCGAAGACGATTAGCAGAAGAAAACTGGTGGCCCCCGCCAGCAGAGTCAGGGGAAACCACAAAGCGAACACCACGATGCCGACACTGACCAGGACCGTTGCCAGAATCGGTGTGTGGGTCTTGGCGCTGGTATGCCCAAACACCGGGGGCAACCAACCCTGCCGACTCATGCCATACAGGATGCGGGAAACCATGATGATCTGAATCAGTGCACCGTTGACCACCGCTGCAATGCTGATCAGGCTGATGTAGACCGGTGAGGTACCATTCCCCTGCTGGACGACCCGGGCCAGCGGGGCACCCGCCCGAGCCAGCTCGGACGGCGGAACGGCCGACACGGCAACCAGGGCAACGCAGGCGTACAGCAGGGTGGATAGCACGAGAACAGACAGAACACCCCGTGGCAGATTACGGCGGGCATCCTTGACCTCTTCCGCGACATTCACCATGTCCTCGAAACCAAGAAATGCGTAGAACGCCAGAAATGCACCGGTCATGATTCCGGGCCAGACAGAGATGTCGCCCAGGGAAGCGGTCATTTCGTGCAGACGCTGGGGCAGGTGACCGAGACTGCTACCACCGGCCCAAATCACCCAAAGCAATCCCCCAACCTCAACCAGGGTTAACAGGCTCGCCATGAGTACCGACTGCACCACCCCCCAAACGGCGAGCCCCCCGAGAATGAGGACGATGGCGACGACGCCCATCCAGTCTGGCACGGGGGCAAGGACCTGCAAGTAACCAACAAAACCGCGTGCAAGCGCCGCCGAGGAAACAATGCCCGAAAGGGCGATAAAGGCGCCTGCGCCGATCGCCAGGGACCGGCGTCCGAGGCCGTGCTGCACGTACACGGCCTCACCCGCACTCAGTGGAAAGCGCGATGAAAGTTCAGCGTAGGAAAACGCGGTCATGGATGCCACGAGCGCGGCCACCAGAA
Coding sequences:
- a CDS encoding DMT family transporter, with the protein product MSVSAAYLGVVLIWATTPLAIQWSSEGGGFAFGVTGRMVLAAVLMFVVLRALRIPFPWHREARRVYLVSASGIFGALFATYWAAQYIPSGLISVLFATAPIVTSVFAALWLDERGLTTLKVTGIATGIAGLALVFRSGLNLGPHAVLGILAMLFAVTVFSLSGVWVKRAGGDLHALAVNAGGLTLASLMFIVAWVLVDGHLPQRMPGRAIGSIVYLGVVGTAVGYSLYMYLLKKLPAATLALVTLLTPVFALWLGHVLNHETVAPVVWAGTALVLLGLMMHQWQEWRAVPAG
- a CDS encoding amino acid permease — translated: MEDNETGLKRSISLPLFIFYGLGNTLGAGIYVLVGKVAGQAGVFAPLSFLVAALVASMTAFSYAELSSRFPLSAGEAVYVQHGLGRRSLAIGAGAFIALSGIVSSAALARGFVGYLQVLAPVPDWMGVVAIVLILGGLAVWGVVQSVLMASLLTLVEVGGLLWVIWAGGSSLGHLPQRLHEMTASLGDISVWPGIMTGAFLAFYAFLGFEDMVNVAEEVKDARRNLPRGVLSVLVLSTLLYACVALVAVSAVPPSELARAGAPLARVVQQGNGTSPVYISLISIAAVVNGALIQIIMVSRILYGMSRQGWLPPVFGHTSAKTHTPILATVLVSVGIVVFALWFPLTLLAGATSFLLLIVFALVNLSLVRIKRREESGSTVVTYPVWIPVVGFVFSLLLLLASLSGALVNH